The Sinomicrobium kalidii genome contains a region encoding:
- the argS gene encoding arginine--tRNA ligase codes for MDIQELIITRVKEAVKQLFDVELETVELQPTRKDFEGDVTVVVFPMLRLLRGNPQAIGEKLGAFLEENVKEVARFNVVKGFLNLVIGDNYYLDFFNAIKEQENYGYVTPDPDGKAVLVEYSSPNTNKPLHLGHIRNNLLGYSVAEILKASGKKVYKTQIINDRGIHICKSMLAWKKFGNGETPESTGLKGDKLVGNYYVTFDKAYKKEIGELVAGGMPKDEAEKKAPLLLEAQEMLRKWEAGDEETVNLWTTMNQWVYDGFDITYKNLGVDFDSYYYESDTYLLGKDVVEDGLERGVFYRKEDGSVWIDLTDEGLDEKIVLRADGTAVYMTQDIGTAIQRVKDHPDIGGMVYTVGNEQDYHFRVLFLILQKLGFDWAKSLYHLSYGMVDLPGGKMKSREGTVVDADDLVVEMAQTAGEISRELGKLDGYSEEEKEELYTIIGLGALKYYILKVDPRKRILFNPEESVDFAGNTGPFIQYTYARIRSIMRKAEGVDYTKNIDGLSLHEKEKELLKQLEMFPEIVRNAAENYSPAVIANYTYDLVKEFNSFYQNVSILGAEDDIRKVFRVQLSQKVGEVIASGLRLLGIDVPERM; via the coding sequence ATGGACATACAAGAACTTATCATTACCAGGGTAAAAGAAGCTGTAAAGCAATTATTTGATGTCGAGCTCGAAACGGTGGAACTTCAGCCAACCCGCAAGGATTTTGAAGGCGATGTCACCGTAGTGGTGTTTCCCATGCTCCGTTTGCTCCGGGGGAATCCACAGGCTATCGGGGAAAAATTGGGTGCCTTTTTGGAGGAAAATGTAAAAGAAGTAGCCCGTTTTAACGTGGTTAAGGGTTTTCTGAACCTGGTGATCGGTGATAATTATTACCTGGATTTTTTCAACGCGATAAAAGAACAGGAAAATTACGGATATGTAACTCCCGATCCGGACGGTAAGGCGGTCCTGGTGGAATATTCTTCGCCCAATACCAATAAACCGTTGCATCTGGGACATATACGAAACAACCTCCTCGGGTATTCGGTGGCCGAAATACTGAAGGCTTCAGGGAAAAAAGTGTACAAGACCCAGATTATTAACGACAGGGGTATCCATATCTGCAAGTCCATGCTGGCCTGGAAAAAATTCGGTAACGGGGAAACTCCGGAGTCTACCGGGTTAAAGGGAGACAAGCTGGTGGGCAATTATTATGTGACTTTTGACAAGGCCTATAAGAAGGAGATCGGGGAACTGGTGGCCGGAGGAATGCCGAAGGATGAAGCTGAGAAAAAAGCCCCGTTACTCCTGGAAGCCCAGGAAATGTTGCGAAAATGGGAAGCCGGGGACGAAGAGACCGTAAACCTCTGGACAACCATGAACCAGTGGGTGTACGACGGTTTTGACATCACCTATAAGAACCTCGGGGTTGATTTTGATTCCTATTATTACGAAAGCGATACCTATCTCCTCGGAAAAGATGTGGTGGAAGACGGGCTGGAACGCGGTGTGTTTTACCGGAAAGAAGACGGCAGTGTGTGGATAGACCTCACTGATGAAGGCCTGGATGAAAAGATCGTTTTGCGTGCCGACGGTACCGCCGTATATATGACGCAAGACATCGGTACTGCCATTCAGCGGGTCAAGGACCATCCGGACATAGGCGGTATGGTGTATACCGTGGGCAATGAGCAGGACTATCATTTCAGGGTATTGTTCCTCATCCTGCAAAAACTCGGTTTTGACTGGGCCAAAAGCCTGTACCACCTCAGCTATGGTATGGTAGACCTGCCCGGCGGAAAGATGAAAAGCCGGGAAGGTACGGTGGTGGATGCAGACGACCTTGTTGTGGAAATGGCGCAAACTGCCGGAGAGATCTCCAGGGAACTCGGCAAACTGGACGGGTATTCGGAAGAAGAAAAAGAGGAACTGTATACCATTATAGGTCTCGGGGCCCTGAAATATTACATTCTGAAGGTTGACCCCAGAAAACGGATATTGTTCAACCCGGAGGAGTCGGTTGATTTTGCCGGGAATACAGGGCCTTTTATTCAGTATACCTACGCCCGTATCCGGTCTATTATGCGAAAGGCCGAAGGCGTGGATTATACAAAAAACATTGACGGGCTCTCTTTGCATGAAAAGGAAAAAGAGTTGTTAAAACAACTGGAAATGTTCCCGGAGATTGTGCGTAATGCGGCAGAAAATTACAGCCCGGCGGTGATTGCCAATTATACTTACGATCTTGTAAAGGAATTTAACTCTTTCTATCAGAACGTATCCATCCTCGGGGCGGAGGATGATATCCGCAAGGTGTTCCGGGTACAGCTTTCGCAGAAAGTGGGGGAAGTTATTGCCTCCGGCCTGCGCCTGCTGGGGATTGATGTTCCGGAGCGGATGTAG
- a CDS encoding DUF6607 family protein, with product MKNSVLFKALLALGITTAGYAQADKEKDIEAIKDMCGCYEVTFNFAETFAPDKDYEFHDRYTASALEWVAPVEETDNKIALQHLLIVRDTMIIKHWRQDWLYENTDLYTFYKDNEWHYNKLNPEDVKGQWTQKVYQVDDSPRYEGSATWVHVDGKHYWENTTDAPLPRREYTKRNDYNVTRRTNRHEITDYGWLHEQDNDKVIRNDEGDTVLAREKGLNYYRKVEDSKCDVAKEWWKENQDYWARVRDEWDGIFRKHTDLRLQSKVNDKRLYEVLFNLDNNASASDIKDAIVPFIAPR from the coding sequence ATGAAGAACTCCGTTTTGTTTAAGGCACTGTTGGCACTCGGAATTACTACGGCCGGATATGCACAGGCCGATAAGGAAAAAGACATAGAGGCCATTAAGGATATGTGTGGTTGTTATGAAGTGACCTTTAATTTTGCCGAGACCTTTGCCCCCGACAAGGACTATGAATTTCACGACCGCTATACTGCAAGTGCCCTGGAATGGGTGGCCCCGGTAGAGGAAACTGACAACAAGATCGCCCTGCAACATCTTCTTATCGTAAGGGACACCATGATTATCAAGCACTGGCGGCAGGACTGGTTATACGAAAACACCGACCTCTACACTTTCTATAAAGACAACGAATGGCACTACAACAAGCTGAATCCGGAAGACGTAAAAGGACAATGGACCCAGAAAGTTTACCAGGTTGATGACAGTCCGCGGTATGAAGGTTCGGCAACCTGGGTGCATGTAGACGGAAAGCACTACTGGGAAAACACCACCGACGCCCCCCTGCCGCGACGGGAATATACCAAGCGTAACGATTATAACGTCACAAGGCGCACCAACCGGCACGAGATTACCGATTACGGCTGGCTGCACGAACAGGACAACGACAAGGTGATACGCAATGATGAGGGTGATACCGTACTGGCCCGGGAAAAAGGCCTTAACTATTACAGAAAAGTGGAAGATTCCAAATGCGATGTAGCGAAGGAATGGTGGAAAGAAAACCAGGATTACTGGGCCCGTGTCCGTGACGAATGGGACGGGATTTTCCGGAAGCACACCGACCTCAGACTACAATCCAAAGTAAACGACAAGCGACTTTATGAAGTGTTGTTCAACCTGGACAACAATGCTTCTGCAAGTGATATAAAAGATGCAATAGTGCCCTTTATTGCTCCCCGATAA